AGCGCGCCGAGGATCTGGAGGCGCGGGCCCGCGAGCAGGCCGAGGCGGTGGGCAAGCAGCGCGCCCGCCGGGACCAAGTGACCGCCGCCGACCGGACCCTGGTGGCCGACACCGAGGCCGCCGGCGTCACCGCGGCCGCGGCCCAGGCGAAGGAAGTCGCCGACGCCCGCGACCGCGCCGGCCGGGCCGAGGAGCAGGCCCGCGCCGAGCTGCGGGAGAAGGCGGAGGCGGCCCTGGCCGGCCCCTGGGAGGACGCCCACGGCGAGGTCCTGGATCGGATCACCCCCGCCGAGCTGCGCGATCGCGCCGCCGCCGCGGCGAGCGCCGCCGAGGAGGCCCGCGAGAAACAGCGCCGCCTGGAGGAGGAACGCCCGCCGGCGGTGGGCGCCCGGCTCCCCGGGATCTACCTGGTGGCTCCCCTGGCGCTGGCCGTGGTCCTGGTGCTGGCGGGGGTCCTCTGGTGGCCGCTCTGGGCCCTGGCGGGCTTCCTGGGGCTGGTGGCCCTTGGGGCGGGCGCCTGGAACCTCTACGCCGGGCAGGTGGGCCGCCAGGCCCGGGCCGACCACGACGAGCGGCGGGCGGCGCGGGAGCGGGAGCGCGACGACGCCGAGCGGCGCAGGCGGGAGGCGGTAGGGCAGGTGGCCCGCCTGCTGGACGGCCTGCCCCTGCCGGAGGGCGCCCGCGCCGAGCCGGGCCCGGACCTGGCCGGGCGCATCGAGGCCCTGCGCGGCGCCTGGCAGCGGTACCGCCAGGCCCGGAACGACCTGGCGGAGCGCCAGCGGGCCCTGCGCGAGCAGCGGCAAGGCGTCCGCGCCGTGCTGGCCCGCCATGGCCTGGATCCCGGGGAGGAGGGCGACCTCTCCGCCGCCCCCCAGGCCCTGGACCAGCGCCTGCAGACGGCCCGGGAGCGGGTTCGGGACGCCGAGCAGGCCGAGGCGGAGCTGGCCACCCTGACCCAGCGCTGCCGCGACCTGGCCGGCGACCTCGGCGCCCTGGCCGCCGCCCGCCGCGACCTCGCCGCCCGTGTAGACGCTGCCGTCCCCGGCCCGGGGCCGGCCGCCGAGCGGCTGGAGCAGGCGGCCCAGCGGGCCGCCGACCTGCGGCAGTGGGAGGCGGACTGGCGCAGCCTGCGCGAGCGCTATCCGGAGGTGACCGACCCCCGCGCGCGGGTGGCCGAGGCCGGCGCGGACCTGCTGGAAGGCGCCGAGCTGGAGCAGGCCAAGGAGCGCCGCGATCTCCTCGAAGGCGAGGTGGGGGAGGTGCGCGAGGAGCTGGCGCGGCTGGACCGGGACCTGGAGAAGGGCCGGGAGGTCCAGGACGTGGGCCTCATCCAGGGCCGCATCGCCGAGCTGGAGGCGGAGATGGAGGAGGCCGGGCGGGCCCACGACCGCCTGCGCGTGCTGGAGCGGCTGGTGCGCGAAGCGGACCGCCGCTTCCGCGAGGCCCACCAGCCGGACGTCCTGCGGCGGGCGAGCGCTTACCTCGCCGACGTCACGGGCGGCCGCTACACCCAGCTCCTTATGGAGGAGGGCGGCGGCGACGGCGCCCTGCTGGTGCGGGACGCCGGCGGCACCCTGCGCGGCGTGGACGGCGAGTCCGCCGAGCTGTCGCGCGGCACCCGCGACCAGGTGTTCCTGGCCCTGCGCCTGGCGGTGGCCGACCACCTGGACGCCGGCCACGAGCGCCTGCCGCTGTTGCTCGACGAGGTGTTCGTGCACTGGGACGCCGAGCGCCAGGAGGCGGGCCTGCGGGGCCTGCAGCGCATGGCCGGCGACCGCCAGCTGGTGCTGTTCACCTGCCACCGGGAGTTCGGCGAGCGCATGGCCCGCCTGCTCGGCACCGAGCCGCTGTCCCTGCCCGGGCCCACGGCGGAGGTGTAGGAGCAGGCTCCAGCTC
The nucleotide sequence above comes from Thiohalorhabdus denitrificans. Encoded proteins:
- a CDS encoding AAA family ATPase; translation: MKVCSLDLAAFGAFLDRRLELPDAAVVVGPNEAGKTTLFNALTTTLYGFEPANEAQFPYTPRAGRRPELEADLLLDGGATAHVRRRLLASPDAQWEADGDREELRNRPLPVADHVDRRLYKAVYALTIEDMQALEGEAFARVEQRLLGELGNSWQRPAREVAEELDEEAKRQWRRDKRGKNRYRELQKEQTEERKALKEARARQEELRGQEARRTELAGRLETLNAERATLEDRIRRSEEVGQLRRDLARLDRLAERLGDPEAVRRLGEDPRRDWRELEQRAEDLEARAREQAEAVGKQRARRDQVTAADRTLVADTEAAGVTAAAAQAKEVADARDRAGRAEEQARAELREKAEAALAGPWEDAHGEVLDRITPAELRDRAAAAASAAEEAREKQRRLEEERPPAVGARLPGIYLVAPLALAVVLVLAGVLWWPLWALAGFLGLVALGAGAWNLYAGQVGRQARADHDERRAARERERDDAERRRREAVGQVARLLDGLPLPEGARAEPGPDLAGRIEALRGAWQRYRQARNDLAERQRALREQRQGVRAVLARHGLDPGEEGDLSAAPQALDQRLQTARERVRDAEQAEAELATLTQRCRDLAGDLGALAAARRDLAARVDAAVPGPGPAAERLEQAAQRAADLRQWEADWRSLRERYPEVTDPRARVAEAGADLLEGAELEQAKERRDLLEGEVGEVREELARLDRDLEKGREVQDVGLIQGRIAELEAEMEEAGRAHDRLRVLERLVREADRRFREAHQPDVLRRASAYLADVTGGRYTQLLMEEGGGDGALLVRDAGGTLRGVDGESAELSRGTRDQVFLALRLAVADHLDAGHERLPLLLDEVFVHWDAERQEAGLRGLQRMAGDRQLVLFTCHREFGERMARLLGTEPLSLPGPTAEV